From Paenibacillus sp. PK3_47, the proteins below share one genomic window:
- a CDS encoding sensor domain-containing diguanylate cyclase, protein MALPAHKNTCRLILIFAAISVTLVGLSIASLIWLNQTISRLSDSLYNDIYQNSELILNADRDLQQAAVALHTAMNQNLPNGQVSRLSQEFEDNNTQVKQRISTARYNISILDSPGQSNTTSERVLNGLQEELAAFEASFEQWKSTGRDMISRRVQSSWNPAQYSALLVNERLNEVRSYLDQSENMIGSYARQIDLEFREKKSALFAVYSLLVFLLIMVIVYLSRRLIAQQNEMLEEKSLYQLIGETMSDFIILTDPNGLIQYASPSHSAVLGYVPEKGAPLSNYIREAEISWAKLKSVVQGVPKITELRMRAAQGHWVWLETKVTPISSNRSYPAQFMLISREITQRKQHEERLHKLAFYDHLTSIPNRAHFKMYMENLITQPEEHRQEIALALLDCDRFKQLNDTLGHLAGDEFLQLLSRELQQTVKGSGQAFRIGGDEFAVVLHRFTSRDMLDEMLERLLKLFDKSWSVNKGESFHTSASIGVALYPQHGTTINELLRAADLAMYRAKNNGGNEYSLYNEQMDEQYSDQSTK, encoded by the coding sequence GTGGCACTACCAGCACACAAAAACACATGCAGATTAATCCTGATTTTTGCCGCCATCTCCGTAACTCTAGTGGGGCTCAGTATCGCTTCCCTGATCTGGCTGAACCAGACCATCAGTCGGCTGTCTGATTCTCTGTATAATGACATATACCAGAATTCCGAACTGATCCTGAACGCTGACCGGGATCTGCAGCAGGCTGCGGTTGCACTTCATACGGCTATGAATCAGAATCTGCCGAACGGGCAGGTCAGCCGGCTGTCCCAGGAGTTCGAAGACAATAATACACAGGTGAAGCAGCGTATCAGCACGGCAAGGTACAATATCAGCATTCTGGATAGCCCGGGACAGAGCAATACAACGAGTGAGCGGGTGTTAAACGGACTGCAGGAGGAACTAGCGGCATTCGAGGCTTCTTTTGAACAGTGGAAAAGCACGGGACGGGATATGATCTCCCGGCGGGTGCAGAGCAGCTGGAACCCGGCTCAATACTCAGCCCTGCTGGTCAATGAGCGTTTGAATGAGGTCCGCAGCTATCTGGATCAGTCCGAGAATATGATCGGCAGCTACGCCAGGCAGATCGATCTTGAATTCCGGGAGAAAAAAAGCGCATTGTTCGCAGTCTACTCCCTCCTAGTCTTCCTGTTAATCATGGTCATCGTATACCTGAGCCGGAGACTGATTGCCCAGCAGAATGAAATGCTTGAGGAAAAGTCGTTGTATCAGCTGATCGGCGAGACAATGTCGGACTTCATTATCCTGACGGATCCGAATGGTCTCATTCAATACGCATCACCTTCACATTCTGCGGTGCTTGGTTATGTTCCGGAGAAAGGCGCTCCCCTATCCAACTATATCCGCGAGGCCGAAATTTCCTGGGCCAAGCTGAAAAGTGTCGTGCAGGGCGTCCCCAAGATTACCGAGCTGCGCATGCGTGCAGCCCAAGGGCATTGGGTCTGGCTGGAGACAAAGGTTACGCCTATCAGCAGCAACCGGTCTTATCCGGCACAATTCATGCTCATCTCACGCGAAATTACCCAGCGCAAGCAGCATGAGGAACGGCTGCACAAGCTGGCTTTCTACGATCACCTGACCTCCATTCCCAACCGGGCCCATTTCAAAATGTACATGGAGAACCTGATCACCCAGCCCGAGGAGCACCGGCAGGAAATCGCACTGGCGCTGCTCGACTGCGACAGGTTCAAGCAGCTGAATGACACGCTGGGCCATTTAGCCGGCGATGAATTTCTGCAGCTGCTCTCCCGTGAGCTTCAGCAGACCGTCAAAGGCTCAGGTCAGGCCTTCCGCATCGGCGGGGATGAATTTGCGGTGGTGCTGCACCGGTTCACCAGCCGTGACATGCTTGATGAAATGCTGGAACGTCTCCTGAAGCTGTTCGACAAATCCTGGTCCGTCAACAAAGGCGAAAGCTTCCATACCTCTGCCAGTATCGGCGTTGCGCTCTATCCGCAGCACGGCACCACCATTAATGAACTGCTGCGGGCTGCAGATCTTGCCATGTACCGCGCCAAGAACAACGGCGGCAATGAATACAGTCTTTACAATGAGCAGATGGATGAACAATACAGCGATCAGTCGACAAAATGA
- the pheS gene encoding phenylalanine--tRNA ligase subunit alpha, whose amino-acid sequence MKEKLEALKVEALAKLQEVTDPQVLNDLRVKYLGKKGELTEVLRGMGGLSAEERPVIGQVANLVRSAIEEVITSKQEAFQQQETLNRLQAEKVDVTLPGRRLPQGGIHPLNRVVQEIEDIFIGMGYRVSEGPEVETDYYNFEALNLPKNHPARDMQDSFYLTEDLLMRTQTSPVQIRTMQAMNGETPVKIICPGKVFRRDDDDATHSFQFHQIEGLVIGSNIRMSDLKGTLNQFVKEMFGPSTGIRLRPSFFPFTEPSVEVDVSCFKCGGDGCRLCKQSGWLEILGAGMVHPNVLRMGGYDPEKYSGFAFGMGVERIAMLKYGIDDIRYFYTNDMGFVKQFKGI is encoded by the coding sequence ATGAAAGAAAAGCTGGAAGCATTGAAGGTCGAGGCATTGGCTAAGCTGCAGGAGGTCACTGACCCGCAGGTTCTGAATGATCTGCGCGTAAAATACCTGGGTAAAAAAGGCGAGCTGACAGAAGTTTTGCGTGGAATGGGAGGACTCAGCGCGGAGGAGCGTCCGGTGATCGGGCAGGTAGCCAATCTGGTGCGCAGTGCCATTGAGGAGGTTATCACCTCCAAGCAGGAGGCTTTCCAGCAGCAGGAAACGCTGAACCGCCTGCAGGCCGAGAAAGTGGATGTCACACTGCCGGGCCGCCGGCTCCCGCAGGGCGGTATCCATCCGCTCAACCGGGTAGTTCAGGAAATTGAAGATATCTTCATCGGAATGGGCTACCGTGTGTCCGAAGGCCCAGAGGTGGAGACGGATTATTATAACTTTGAAGCGCTCAATCTGCCGAAGAACCATCCGGCCCGCGATATGCAGGATTCCTTCTATTTAACCGAAGACCTGCTGATGCGTACCCAGACCTCTCCGGTGCAGATCCGCACCATGCAGGCCATGAACGGGGAGACTCCGGTCAAAATCATCTGTCCGGGCAAAGTGTTCCGCCGCGACGACGACGATGCGACCCACTCCTTCCAGTTCCATCAGATTGAGGGGCTCGTTATCGGCAGCAATATCCGGATGAGCGACCTCAAAGGCACGCTGAACCAGTTCGTAAAAGAAATGTTCGGACCAAGCACGGGCATCCGTCTCCGTCCAAGCTTCTTTCCGTTCACAGAGCCGAGCGTTGAGGTTGACGTAAGCTGCTTCAAATGCGGCGGTGACGGCTGCCGGCTGTGCAAGCAGAGCGGATGGCTGGAGATTCTCGGCGCCGGTATGGTGCACCCGAACGTGCTCAGAATGGGCGGATATGATCCGGAGAAATACAGCGGCTTTGCGTTCGGTATGGGTGTGGAACGGATCGCGATGCTGAAGTACGGTATCGACGACATCCGCTACTTCTACACGAATGATATGGGTTTTGTAAAGCAGTTCAAGGGGATTTAG
- the pheT gene encoding phenylalanine--tRNA ligase subunit beta, translated as MKVSTGWLTDYISLEGVTAEELADKITAAGIEIDGVERRNKGLSGIVTGYVKSKEKHPDADKLNVCIVDAGQGEDLQIVCGAKNVDAGQKVPVALVGAKLPGLDIKKAKLRGVVSQGMICSAKELGLNDKLLPKEQQEGILVLPENTEVGQDILTVLGLSDEVLEFDLTPNRSDCLSMIGAAYEVSAILGRELQLPDPASELVEAGGPAADSVSVKIEDEAYCSHYAVRYITGVKPAPSPLWIQNRLMAAGVRPINNIVDITNYVMLEYGQPLHAFDGDKVEGGVLGVRFAREGEILTTLDGQERKLEPQMLVIADEAKAVALAGVMGGLDTEVTGETVNLILESAKFDGGTVRKTSRQLGLRSEASLRFEKEVDPNAVIPALNRAAVLIARYAGGTVHGGIVQAGNDAVQEKVLTLSLEKLNNYLGTELSLLEVKTLFSRLHFKCGDAGQGMVEVQVPTRRGDISYDVDLIEEIARLHGYDNIPTTLIEGVTTPGALTRQQFLRRELRNLLSRGGYQEVMGYSFIQPEQSRLFPAFAGGSHAVKLAMPMSEDRSVLRTSLLPQLLEIALYNTNRRQSDLALFEIGNVFFTEEEQLTRQPRELPVLGLLLSGSQAEKQWNVPAQPVDFFDLKGALETVFAHLGLTERVTYEGDAPADYHPGRSASVYLGTEAGRVKIGTIGQIHPELQRKLDLEDTYVAELLLQPLYDSARKNLQYSELQRFPGMERDIAVVVDHSVPAGHLLNTIRENGGPLLQNVQVFDVYTGGKMESGKKSVAISLLYRHVERTLTDEEVSGAHEKVVAALQQTFGAELRK; from the coding sequence ATGAAAGTATCAACCGGATGGCTTACGGATTACATCTCCCTGGAGGGGGTAACCGCTGAAGAGCTGGCAGACAAAATCACTGCCGCCGGCATCGAGATTGACGGTGTCGAGCGCCGCAACAAAGGACTGTCGGGCATTGTTACCGGATATGTAAAATCAAAGGAAAAACACCCTGACGCCGACAAGCTGAACGTATGTATCGTCGACGCAGGACAAGGCGAAGATCTGCAGATCGTCTGCGGAGCGAAAAATGTTGATGCAGGCCAGAAGGTTCCTGTAGCTCTAGTCGGCGCCAAGCTGCCGGGTCTGGACATCAAAAAAGCCAAGCTGCGCGGCGTAGTTTCCCAAGGCATGATCTGCTCTGCCAAGGAGCTGGGCCTCAATGACAAGCTGCTGCCGAAAGAACAGCAGGAGGGCATTCTTGTCCTGCCTGAGAATACAGAAGTGGGCCAGGATATTCTGACTGTGCTGGGCCTGAGCGATGAGGTCCTTGAATTTGATCTGACTCCGAACCGTTCCGACTGCCTCAGCATGATCGGTGCTGCTTACGAGGTAAGCGCGATTCTCGGGCGTGAGCTTCAGCTGCCGGACCCGGCTTCCGAGCTTGTGGAAGCAGGCGGGCCTGCTGCGGATTCCGTATCCGTGAAAATCGAGGATGAAGCTTACTGCTCCCATTACGCAGTGCGTTATATTACCGGTGTTAAGCCTGCTCCGTCCCCGCTGTGGATTCAGAACCGCCTGATGGCAGCAGGTGTGCGCCCGATCAATAATATCGTGGATATTACCAACTACGTGATGCTCGAATACGGTCAGCCGCTGCATGCGTTTGACGGTGATAAAGTGGAAGGCGGCGTGCTGGGTGTACGTTTTGCGCGAGAAGGCGAGATCCTGACTACGCTGGACGGGCAGGAACGCAAGCTGGAGCCGCAAATGCTGGTTATTGCCGATGAGGCTAAGGCTGTAGCGCTTGCCGGAGTGATGGGCGGCCTGGATACCGAGGTTACCGGTGAAACTGTGAATCTGATTCTGGAATCCGCCAAATTCGACGGCGGAACCGTCCGTAAAACCTCGCGCCAGCTCGGTCTGCGCTCCGAAGCGTCCCTGCGCTTCGAGAAGGAAGTGGATCCGAATGCAGTCATTCCTGCGCTCAACCGTGCAGCAGTGCTGATTGCACGTTATGCCGGAGGCACTGTGCATGGCGGTATCGTGCAGGCCGGAAATGATGCTGTTCAGGAGAAGGTTCTGACCCTGTCACTGGAAAAGCTGAATAACTACCTGGGCACAGAGCTTTCGCTGCTGGAAGTGAAGACCCTGTTCAGCCGTCTTCATTTCAAATGCGGGGATGCCGGCCAGGGAATGGTTGAGGTACAGGTGCCTACGAGACGCGGTGATATCAGCTATGATGTCGATCTTATTGAAGAAATCGCCCGTTTGCACGGTTATGACAACATCCCGACTACACTGATTGAAGGGGTTACGACACCGGGTGCGCTTACGAGACAGCAATTCCTGCGCCGGGAGCTGCGGAACCTGCTGTCCCGCGGCGGATATCAGGAGGTTATGGGTTATTCCTTCATTCAGCCGGAGCAAAGCAGACTGTTCCCGGCATTTGCCGGAGGCAGCCATGCCGTGAAGCTCGCTATGCCGATGAGCGAAGACCGCAGTGTGCTGCGCACCAGTCTTTTGCCTCAGCTGCTGGAGATTGCCCTGTATAATACGAACCGCAGACAGAGTGATCTGGCGTTGTTCGAAATCGGCAATGTGTTCTTCACGGAGGAAGAACAGCTGACCCGTCAGCCGCGTGAGCTGCCGGTCCTGGGACTGCTGCTGAGCGGAAGCCAGGCAGAAAAGCAGTGGAATGTGCCGGCCCAGCCGGTGGATTTCTTCGACCTGAAGGGTGCGCTTGAAACTGTATTTGCCCATCTGGGGCTTACGGAGCGGGTAACCTATGAAGGCGATGCCCCGGCCGATTATCATCCGGGCCGTTCCGCTTCTGTGTATCTCGGTACAGAGGCCGGCCGCGTAAAGATCGGAACCATTGGACAGATTCATCCGGAGCTTCAGCGCAAGCTTGATCTGGAGGATACCTATGTTGCTGAGCTTCTGCTGCAGCCGCTCTATGATTCTGCACGCAAAAACCTTCAGTACAGTGAGCTTCAGCGCTTCCCGGGTATGGAACGTGATATCGCCGTTGTGGTGGATCATTCTGTCCCTGCAGGACACCTGCTGAACACGATCCGTGAGAATGGCGGGCCTCTGCTGCAAAATGTACAGGTGTTTGATGTGTACACCGGCGGCAAGATGGAAAGCGGCAAGAAGAGCGTCGCGATCTCCCTGCTGTACCGTCATGTGGAGCGCACTTTGACCGATGAGGAAGTAAGCGGAGCGCATGAAAAAGTGGTTGCTGCCCTGCAGCAAACTTTTGGCGCAGAATTGAGAAAATAG
- the zapA gene encoding cell division protein ZapA: MDRTRVAVEIYGTSYKLVGSSSEYMKQVARYVDEHMRAISKSHSRLDTPRIAVLAAVHMAEQAIQVQDFKNELNMLTGERTELRAEVSRLQEAQKERQEEFERLEAAAKEEAARLVAAAEEERKRHLERQEHERKVHAEQLQEAERAAAAGRELLAEDLKAREAELKSLRETYEQEQSAARENHRQELERLEAIRLQELADLRAAHVQELDELRETLTREKSETLAQLEQELTQTRETLGTEIVEIRSALSKELADTKTALEGELTKEREALQKEQAKNKELRQAQGTQEHRHKGQIAEMEKQLGELRGGTGQLQSQLRSAEAGLKSEREARQNLLSQYEAVLLREETLSEELRASSEKEALLNDELAGLRERQEQAQNEAAALRSQLQEREERLASLQGELASSIELGELLNAELEELRERQEQAQNEAAGLRSQLQEREERLASVQSELTSSAELGELLNAELEELREHQEQTQNEAAALRSQLQEREERLASVQSELTSSAELGELLNAELEELRERQEQAQNEAAALRSQLQEREERLASVQSELTSSAELGELLNAELEELRERQEQTQNEAAGLRSRLQEREERLASVQTELASSTELGELLNAELEELREHQEQTQNEAAALRSQLQEKEERLASVQTELASSTELGELLNAELEELRERQEQVQNEAAVLRSQLQEREERLASVQTELTSSTELGELLNEELEELRGRYEQSQEEVSALRQGLEGARASLSLTQGELTRAAGEADHWKQLAGKHMEDIGELEMGLLEAEEKSSLLQREIETLHGQADGLVQKLDQEARLRTEAERESSQLRDDAAEARRELSALRGRYEEMIAEYDDILQEGDRLRERCQLLEAEGEEAARRLEEQYEASREAAAAAAEHQEALRETREYEASWKQKFEELQQRQQAWTETEASLREEIEIWQQEAAAAEVQAESMNKARGEVLDQLNQIGENYELTQGQLRLLQAQFEMREGELDKLTQEHRSLQAEYAKLQTEYNEWIQLIEQDS; the protein is encoded by the coding sequence ATGGACCGGACTCGTGTCGCCGTGGAAATATATGGAACTTCCTACAAGCTTGTCGGAAGCAGCAGCGAATATATGAAACAGGTTGCCCGTTATGTGGACGAGCACATGCGGGCTATATCCAAATCACATTCAAGACTGGATACACCGCGGATTGCGGTGCTTGCAGCCGTACATATGGCTGAGCAGGCCATTCAGGTTCAGGATTTCAAGAATGAGCTGAATATGCTGACAGGAGAGCGTACGGAGCTGCGAGCCGAAGTATCACGTCTCCAGGAAGCACAGAAGGAGCGGCAGGAAGAATTCGAACGCCTGGAGGCTGCGGCCAAGGAAGAAGCGGCAAGACTGGTAGCAGCTGCCGAGGAAGAACGCAAGCGTCATCTGGAGCGGCAGGAGCACGAGCGTAAGGTTCATGCAGAGCAGCTGCAGGAAGCGGAAAGGGCAGCCGCAGCAGGACGCGAGCTTCTCGCGGAGGATCTCAAGGCCAGGGAAGCGGAGCTTAAGAGCCTGAGGGAAACTTATGAGCAGGAGCAGTCCGCAGCCCGCGAGAATCACCGCCAGGAGCTGGAGCGGCTCGAGGCTATCCGGCTGCAGGAGCTTGCGGATCTTAGAGCGGCTCATGTTCAGGAACTGGACGAACTGCGTGAAACGCTGACCAGGGAGAAATCAGAAACGCTGGCCCAGCTGGAGCAGGAGCTCACGCAGACCCGGGAGACGCTGGGGACAGAGATTGTGGAGATCCGCTCTGCGCTCAGCAAGGAGCTGGCTGATACCAAAACTGCGCTTGAGGGTGAGTTAACCAAAGAACGGGAAGCTCTGCAGAAGGAGCAGGCCAAGAATAAGGAGCTGCGCCAGGCACAAGGCACCCAGGAGCATAGACACAAGGGGCAGATTGCCGAGATGGAGAAGCAGCTCGGTGAGCTGCGCGGCGGAACCGGGCAGCTTCAATCCCAGCTGCGCTCTGCTGAAGCCGGGCTGAAGAGTGAACGCGAAGCCCGCCAGAATCTTTTGTCGCAATATGAAGCGGTTCTGCTCCGTGAAGAGACGCTCAGCGAAGAGCTGCGCGCTTCTTCCGAGAAGGAAGCCCTGCTGAATGATGAGCTTGCGGGGCTGCGTGAACGCCAGGAGCAGGCACAGAATGAAGCAGCTGCTCTTCGCAGCCAGCTGCAGGAAAGAGAAGAACGTCTGGCATCACTGCAGGGGGAGCTTGCTTCCTCCATAGAGCTGGGAGAGCTGCTGAACGCAGAACTTGAAGAGCTGCGTGAACGCCAGGAGCAGGCACAGAATGAAGCAGCTGGTCTTCGCAGCCAGCTGCAGGAAAGAGAAGAACGTCTGGCCTCCGTACAATCGGAACTTACTTCTTCCGCAGAGCTTGGAGAGCTGCTGAACGCCGAGCTCGAAGAGCTGCGTGAACACCAGGAGCAGACGCAGAACGAAGCTGCTGCTTTGCGCAGCCAGCTGCAGGAAAGAGAAGAACGTCTGGCCTCCGTACAATCGGAACTTACTTCTTCCGCAGAGCTGGGAGAGCTGCTGAACGCAGAACTGGAAGAGCTGCGAGAACGCCAGGAGCAGGCACAGAACGAAGCAGCTGCTCTTCGCAGCCAGCTGCAGGAAAGAGAAGAACGTCTGGCCTCCGTACAATCGGAACTTACTTCTTCCGCAGAGTTGGGAGAACTGCTTAACGCTGAGCTTGAAGAGCTGCGGGAGCGCCAGGAGCAGACGCAGAATGAAGCAGCTGGTCTTCGCAGCCGGCTGCAGGAAAGAGAAGAACGCCTGGCCTCCGTGCAGACAGAGCTTGCTTCTTCCACAGAGCTGGGAGAGCTGCTGAACGCCGAGCTTGAAGAGCTGCGTGAACACCAGGAGCAGACGCAGAACGAAGCCGCTGCTTTGCGCAGCCAGCTGCAGGAAAAAGAAGAGCGCCTGGCCTCCGTGCAGACAGAGCTTGCTTCTTCCACAGAATTAGGAGAGCTGCTGAACGCCGAGCTCGAAGAGCTGCGTGAACGCCAGGAGCAGGTACAGAATGAAGCTGCCGTTCTGCGCAGCCAGCTGCAGGAAAGAGAAGAACGCCTGGCCTCCGTGCAGACAGAGCTTACATCTTCCACAGAACTGGGAGAGCTGCTGAATGAAGAACTTGAAGAACTGCGCGGACGCTACGAGCAGTCGCAGGAAGAGGTCTCTGCGCTCCGTCAGGGACTGGAGGGAGCCAGAGCCAGTCTGAGCCTGACTCAGGGAGAGCTTACCCGCGCTGCCGGAGAAGCAGATCACTGGAAACAGCTTGCCGGCAAGCATATGGAAGATATCGGCGAGCTGGAGATGGGACTGCTGGAGGCTGAAGAGAAATCATCTCTGCTGCAGCGGGAAATTGAGACTCTCCATGGACAGGCGGATGGACTGGTACAGAAGCTGGACCAAGAAGCCCGGCTGCGGACCGAAGCGGAACGCGAGAGCTCACAGCTTCGTGACGATGCTGCAGAAGCCCGCAGAGAGCTCTCGGCACTGCGCGGACGTTATGAGGAAATGATTGCGGAGTATGACGACATCCTGCAGGAAGGCGACCGGCTGAGGGAAAGATGCCAGCTGCTGGAGGCGGAAGGCGAGGAAGCTGCCCGCCGTCTGGAAGAGCAGTATGAAGCCAGCCGTGAAGCTGCCGCTGCGGCTGCAGAACATCAGGAGGCGCTGCGCGAGACGAGGGAATACGAAGCTTCCTGGAAGCAGAAGTTCGAAGAGCTGCAGCAGCGCCAGCAGGCGTGGACCGAGACGGAGGCTTCCCTCCGCGAGGAGATTGAGATTTGGCAGCAGGAGGCTGCAGCAGCGGAGGTCCAGGCTGAATCCATGAACAAAGCGCGTGGCGAAGTGCTGGACCAGCTTAATCAAATCGGAGAGAACTATGAGCTGACCCAAGGACAGCTGCGTCTTCTGCAGGCTCAATTTGAAATGCGTGAGGGTGAGCTGGATAAGCTGACCCAGGAGCACCGCAGCCTTCAGGCGGAATATGCCAAGCTCCAGACGGAATATAATGAATGGATTCAACTGATCGAACAGGACAGTTGA
- a CDS encoding sugar-binding protein: protein MDKKWLGAVVGLFLLLAYLFINFANHSARMGNIVKELRGHPVGGSTGYHIVLIEQERYHPYWEKIEKGAREAAEKYGIEIEFTGPVRNNMEEQISLLEKAVAAQADAIIVQGLNDEKFTPVIDKAVDRGIPVVTIDTDAPDSKRLAYVGTDNVAAGETLGRMVVKTTGGKGKIGVIIGSDQAKNQLQRLHGLSSIIKGHKGLEIVDVRSSNISHMEAIQQAADMLRQHPDIDVMVGTSSTDALGVIQASKSLKRTGMTIISFDNLAETLNAIKKGDLKATLAQQPYLMGNTAVRLLHEHFQGQTVRSEYFTEVKVLDKNNVQEGESL from the coding sequence ATGGATAAAAAATGGCTTGGCGCCGTGGTGGGATTATTCCTGCTGCTGGCCTACCTGTTTATTAATTTTGCAAATCATTCTGCGCGGATGGGCAATATCGTTAAGGAACTGCGGGGCCACCCCGTTGGCGGGAGTACCGGCTATCACATTGTGCTGATCGAACAGGAACGGTACCACCCCTATTGGGAAAAGATTGAGAAAGGCGCACGGGAAGCTGCGGAGAAATACGGAATTGAAATTGAATTTACCGGCCCGGTCCGCAATAACATGGAGGAGCAGATCAGCCTGCTGGAAAAAGCGGTTGCCGCTCAGGCAGATGCCATTATTGTACAGGGACTGAACGATGAAAAGTTCACGCCGGTCATTGATAAGGCTGTGGACCGCGGGATACCGGTTGTCACTATTGATACCGATGCTCCGGACAGCAAACGGCTCGCCTATGTGGGGACCGACAATGTGGCAGCAGGCGAAACACTGGGGCGCATGGTTGTGAAGACAACGGGCGGCAAAGGGAAAATCGGGGTCATTATCGGCAGCGATCAGGCCAAAAACCAGTTGCAGCGCCTGCATGGCTTAAGCAGTATCATAAAGGGCCACAAGGGACTTGAAATCGTGGATGTCCGCAGCTCCAACATATCCCATATGGAGGCCATCCAGCAGGCAGCAGACATGCTGCGGCAGCATCCCGATATCGATGTGATGGTCGGCACCAGCTCCACGGATGCGCTCGGTGTCATTCAGGCCTCCAAGAGCCTGAAGCGCACGGGGATGACCATTATAAGCTTTGATAATCTGGCGGAGACGCTGAATGCGATAAAGAAAGGGGACTTGAAGGCTACGCTGGCACAGCAGCCTTATCTTATGGGGAATACGGCTGTGCGGCTGCTCCATGAGCATTTTCAGGGACAGACAGTGCGGTCTGAATATTTTACAGAAGTTAAAGTACTGGATAAAAATAACGTGCAGGAGGGGGAGAGCCTGTGA
- a CDS encoding sensor histidine kinase: MSIRKKLLICIPLLVLLMSSVSFFLFQSGKNIQESYHLMMNRMLLYKEVSYEVGENMRSMNRFIMQVSPDSYPEVDKHLSAVKELRHKLDGIETIGGSDLALMNYRHIIDTFLEQAGQMIAEIDDQDSNTLAGAYIEAERTERFIREEAQELVDLELEQYKPIYEEIMSTTETLNDLGILLVITAAVLSISMAIWLSGSITGPIRRLVATAKQISKGRMDTKAPESINNDEISILCRAFNGMIDNIQELMKENIKSVEKDRLVKELELKMLQSQINPHFLFNTLNSIAKLAYLEGAAKTSDLTVSVSRLLRYNLQKLDQAVLLREEVEHVTEYINIQKARFRDRITFVMDIDEEALGGMIPCLTLQPIFENAFIHGLEQMEEGAVLSLSIRYEGGLVEIGIRDNGAGMNRDTVARLMGSIREDAPRLSGNGKSTGLGTHNVFKRLQLFFNGEQHIEIESSEGQGTAVRFRLPFRTSA; encoded by the coding sequence GTGAGCATCCGCAAAAAGCTGCTGATCTGCATTCCTCTGCTTGTGCTGCTGATGAGCTCGGTATCCTTTTTCCTGTTCCAGAGCGGGAAGAATATCCAGGAAAGCTACCATCTCATGATGAACCGGATGCTGCTGTACAAGGAAGTGTCCTACGAGGTTGGAGAGAATATGCGCTCGATGAACCGTTTCATTATGCAGGTGAGTCCGGACAGCTATCCGGAGGTGGACAAACATTTAAGCGCCGTGAAGGAGCTGCGCCACAAGCTGGACGGAATCGAGACGATCGGGGGAAGTGATCTCGCACTGATGAATTACCGCCATATCATCGATACGTTTCTGGAGCAGGCCGGACAGATGATCGCGGAAATTGATGATCAGGACTCCAATACCCTTGCCGGTGCTTATATTGAGGCGGAGCGGACGGAGCGGTTCATCCGTGAGGAAGCACAGGAGCTGGTCGATCTGGAGCTGGAGCAGTATAAGCCGATCTATGAAGAGATCATGTCCACGACGGAGACACTGAATGACCTGGGGATTCTGCTGGTAATTACGGCAGCGGTACTCAGTATATCCATGGCGATCTGGCTGTCCGGCAGTATAACGGGACCGATCCGCCGCCTGGTGGCAACCGCCAAGCAAATCTCCAAGGGCCGGATGGATACCAAGGCGCCGGAGAGCATCAACAACGATGAGATCAGCATTTTGTGCCGGGCTTTTAACGGGATGATTGACAATATCCAGGAGCTGATGAAGGAGAATATCAAGAGTGTGGAAAAGGACCGGCTGGTCAAAGAGCTGGAGCTGAAAATGCTGCAGAGCCAGATCAATCCCCATTTTCTGTTCAATACGCTCAACTCCATCGCCAAGCTGGCTTACCTGGAAGGTGCGGCCAAAACCAGCGACCTTACCGTTTCCGTGTCGAGACTGCTGCGCTATAACCTGCAAAAGCTGGATCAGGCCGTACTGCTGCGGGAGGAAGTGGAGCATGTGACGGAGTATATCAATATACAAAAAGCGCGTTTCCGGGACCGTATCACCTTTGTCATGGACATTGATGAAGAGGCTCTCGGGGGGATGATCCCCTGTCTGACCCTGCAGCCGATTTTTGAAAATGCGTTTATACACGGGCTGGAGCAGATGGAGGAAGGAGCCGTGCTGTCGCTGTCCATCAGATATGAAGGAGGGCTTGTGGAAATTGGCATCCGCGACAACGGCGCAGGCATGAACAGGGATACGGTGGCCAGACTGATGGGTTCTATCCGGGAAGATGCTCCCCGGCTCAGCGGGAACGGGAAATCCACCGGGCTTGGGACACACAATGTGTTTAAGCGGCTGCAGCTGTTTTTTAACGGGGAACAGCATATTGAGATTGAGAGCAGCGAGGGGCAGGGGACGGCTGTACGGTTCCGTCTTCCCTTCCGTACATCCGCCTAG